In Streptomyces sp. NBC_00704, a genomic segment contains:
- a CDS encoding type II toxin-antitoxin system RelE/ParE family toxin, with protein MDSGRYSIEIEPEVRLWLENIPAHQYKQAERVADLLGEQPTTLDEPHSRHLGGKLRELRFRLGDAHQRITYWLAPGRRVVLLTVFRKTKMREQAEVDRAHAAQRLCEVEHEAAAEHDLYSRDLKENR; from the coding sequence ATGGACAGCGGGCGGTACTCGATCGAGATCGAGCCGGAGGTGCGGCTGTGGCTGGAGAACATTCCCGCCCATCAGTACAAGCAGGCCGAACGCGTCGCCGACCTGCTTGGCGAGCAGCCCACCACGCTCGACGAACCGCACTCCCGCCACCTGGGCGGCAAGCTCCGCGAGCTGCGCTTCCGCCTGGGCGATGCCCATCAGCGGATCACCTACTGGCTGGCGCCCGGCCGACGAGTCGTGCTGCTCACCGTGTTCCGCAAGACCAAGATGCGCGAGCAGGCCGAAGTGGACCGCGCCCACGCCGCACAGCGATTGTGCGAGGTAGAGCACGAAGCCGCCGCCGAGCACGACCTCTACAGCCGCGACCTCAAGGAGAACCGATGA
- a CDS encoding GntR family transcriptional regulator, with protein sequence MQLTFEVIAETLWEQIRSGGLRPGDALPTQAGLMREFGASSLTVQKAMTLLKQEGWAVSRPGKGAFVAHYDHTKDEGPGEASAPAGGTTARVEALEQALAEAVEQLAELRARVESLETSDR encoded by the coding sequence GTGCAGCTGACGTTCGAGGTCATCGCCGAGACCCTGTGGGAGCAGATCCGCTCCGGCGGGCTGCGGCCGGGGGACGCGCTGCCGACGCAGGCCGGGCTGATGCGGGAGTTCGGGGCCTCCAGCCTGACCGTGCAGAAGGCCATGACCCTGCTCAAGCAGGAGGGGTGGGCGGTCTCCCGTCCCGGCAAGGGCGCCTTCGTCGCTCACTACGACCACACCAAGGACGAAGGCCCGGGGGAGGCGAGCGCTCCTGCGGGCGGGACCACGGCCCGCGTTGAGGCGTTGGAGCAGGCGCTGGCCGAGGCCGTCGAGCAGCTCGCCGAACTCCGCGCCCGTGTCGAGTCCCTGGAGACCAGCGACCGCTGA
- a CDS encoding helix-turn-helix domain-containing protein, producing MTAGTELLTVPQVMARLQLGRTAVYDLLRTHQLPSLTLCRARRIPTHALTDFIRTCLDQEAA from the coding sequence GTGACCGCCGGCACGGAACTCCTCACCGTCCCCCAGGTCATGGCCCGCCTCCAACTCGGCCGCACCGCCGTCTACGACCTCCTCCGCACCCACCAACTCCCCTCCCTCACCCTCTGCCGAGCCCGCCGCATCCCCACCCACGCCCTCACCGACTTCATCCGCACCTGCCTCGACCAGGAAGCCGCCTGA
- a CDS encoding tyrosine-type recombinase/integrase, protein MTTARPAPSRRSRTRANGDGTVYQRKDGRWEAAGYVLAPGNTCRRVRVYGATRKDAITKLTEKIAASNRGLPIAAADSTVSAYLAYWLDGVAVHHLRENTHNRYAASIRLHLNPGLGVKKLARLTTRDVRTFLDGLRTTCQCCAQDRDSVRRSCCTIGQCCGKRLSPLTVTYVHAVLKSALEHAVREDELPRNVARNVKTTTPRPRRFQPLTAAEARQLLRAANGDRLHPLYELALRTGLRKGELLGLHWEDLDLDGGTATIHRSLQRTRSQGLTVLNTKTLASERRIALPTECVNSLKIHQEQQQEERQAAGTGWTDNGLVFTTRNGRPLDPTNLTRRFHRLLHSAGLRTIRFHDLRHSTATLLLEQGVDLVVIKELLGHAHIGVTAGVYAHVRLRLQRQAIDTLGGILSQTDAPDDPPTAAVVR, encoded by the coding sequence ATGACCACAGCCCGCCCCGCTCCGTCCCGCCGCTCCCGCACCCGTGCGAACGGCGACGGGACCGTCTACCAGCGCAAGGACGGCCGTTGGGAGGCCGCCGGATACGTCCTCGCCCCCGGCAACACCTGCAGGCGCGTCCGGGTCTACGGCGCTACCCGTAAAGACGCGATAACCAAGCTCACCGAGAAGATCGCCGCCAGCAACCGCGGCCTTCCCATCGCCGCAGCCGACAGCACCGTGAGCGCCTACCTCGCGTACTGGCTGGACGGCGTCGCTGTTCACCACCTGCGGGAGAACACCCACAACCGCTACGCGGCCTCCATCCGTCTCCACCTCAATCCCGGCCTAGGCGTCAAGAAGCTCGCCCGGCTCACCACCCGCGACGTCCGCACCTTCCTCGACGGGCTCCGCACCACCTGCCAGTGCTGCGCCCAGGACCGGGACTCCGTTCGGCGGTCTTGCTGCACCATCGGCCAGTGCTGCGGAAAGCGGCTCTCGCCGCTGACCGTGACGTACGTCCACGCCGTGCTCAAGTCCGCGCTGGAACACGCCGTCCGCGAGGATGAGCTTCCGCGCAACGTCGCCCGGAACGTCAAGACGACCACACCCCGCCCCAGGCGCTTCCAGCCCCTCACCGCCGCCGAAGCCCGGCAACTCCTCCGGGCTGCCAACGGCGACCGGCTTCACCCCCTGTACGAACTCGCCCTGCGCACCGGACTCCGCAAAGGCGAACTCCTCGGCCTCCACTGGGAAGACCTCGACCTCGACGGCGGCACCGCCACCATCCACCGCTCCCTCCAACGCACCCGCAGCCAGGGCCTGACCGTCCTGAACACCAAAACCCTGGCCTCCGAACGGCGCATCGCCCTCCCCACCGAATGCGTCAACTCCCTCAAGATCCACCAGGAACAGCAACAGGAAGAGCGCCAGGCGGCCGGAACGGGCTGGACAGACAACGGCCTCGTCTTCACCACCCGGAATGGCAGGCCGCTCGACCCCACCAACCTCACCCGCCGCTTCCACCGCCTCCTCCACAGCGCAGGGCTCCGGACGATCCGCTTCCACGACCTCCGACACTCGACCGCCACCCTGCTCCTGGAGCAAGGCGTCGATCTCGTCGTCATCAAGGAACTCCTCGGCCACGCCCACATCGGCGTCACCGCCGGCGTCTACGCCCACGTACGCCTCCGCCTCCAGCGCCAGGCCATCGACACCCTCGGGGGCATCCTCAGCCAGACCGACGCCCCGGACGACCCGCCCACCGCAGCCGTCGTCCGCTGA